One genomic region from Mastacembelus armatus chromosome 21, fMasArm1.2, whole genome shotgun sequence encodes:
- the LOC113123734 gene encoding olfactory receptor 6N2-like, translated as MDDRFNITYITIDGYVEMHRYRYLYFVIMFTAYILIICSNSTIVCLIAIHKNLHEPMYIFIAALLLNSVLFSTNIYPKLLIDFLSEKQITTYPLCLFQAYVYYSLGASEFLLLAAMAYDRYVSICKPLQYPTIMRKTTVKVFLLLAWLVPACEIAVSLTLYTDTKVCIFSLKGIFCNSSIYGLQCVRSLMISIYGVFMLVNIVLLPMLFILFTYTRILLISYRSCKTVRNKAAQTCLPHLLVLINFSSFVTYDVVVVRLESDFPKTARLVMALQMITYHPLFNPVIYGLKMKEISKHLKKLLFQVKSH; from the coding sequence ATGGATGATAGAttcaatataacatatataactattgatggttatgtagaaatgcacagatacagatatctttattttgtgatcatgtttacagcatatattctaataatctgcagtaattctactattgtgtgtctgatagcgattcacaaaaacctccatgagcctatgtacattttcattgcagctttgttactgaactctgttcttttcagcactaatatctacccaaagctactgatcgactttttatctgaaaaacagatcacaaCTTATCCACTCTGTCTCTTCCAAGCTTATGTATATTATTCTTTAggtgcttcagagtttttactgttggcagccatggcctatgacaggtatgtgtctatatgtaaacctctgcagtatccaactatcatgaggaaaacaacTGTTAAAGTCTTTCTGCTTTTAGCTTGGCTTGTGCCTGCTTGTGAAATTGCAGTGTCACTTACATTGTACACTGATACAAAAGTCTGCATCTTTAGTTTGAAAGGAATTTTTTGTAACAGTTCAATTTACGGTCTTCAGTGCGTACGTTCCCTTATGATATCTATATATGGTGTGTTCATGTTAGTAAATATTGTACTGCTCCCTATGcttttcatcctcttcacaTACACTAGGATACTTCTTATATCCTACCGAAGCTGTaaaacagtcagaaacaaagctgctcagacctgtttacctcacctgctggttttaattaacttttccTCGTTTGTTACTTATGATGTTGTTGTAGTTCGACTGGAATcagattttccaaaaactgcTCGGTTAGTAATGGCTTTACAAATGATCACCTATCACCCTCTGTTCAATCCAGTCAtttatggactaaaaatgaaggAAATCTCTAAACACCTGAAGAAGTTGTTGTTTCAGGTCAAATCACACTAA